In the Candidatus Cloacimonas acidaminovorans str. Evry genome, one interval contains:
- a CDS encoding DUF4175 family protein — MSDLTKYIQKYRQRINLRFALQAIIKALISFLLALHLYFLLWLNLPSQSMALFYANIGIRTCLILVIIYFILSGYHNFWHNLAVARFLDRQIDFKDDLFQNTLELAEKEKDSPIVENLGTMAKKRIEENRYKIPALYPSWVVFAILFLILGLGTIWAYSYEDFRLAFKQFYTNQGQEVIYKNFIELSPGNLTIGRNEAVEIKILNPDPRLKHRLFYRIDKQWRELGLADNRYIFQRLDNSIEYYAENEVCKSPVFKIQVLDEPIVKKWFVQYNPPAYSGLPTWTDTLSYGNIEGLKHSRVKLSLTTNIPVESAVMVFDDASRLPLQAIDKNNYITQLAIEKPCSWYLELTDALGRKSKPEEKHIRILEDNPPEINITFPGQDVNLNQNMLLPLIIEADDDYGLKNCTLSIQIMTSEPQVVNVQSVIPGKMFVTDFLLDLKDANLFPGDVVTYWATIYDNSPEQQKAESTRFKARFPSIEEIYREIEAREQEKKTELETALQKSKDLQKEFENKRRELLKQDNPKWEDKKQLEKILQEQENLSEQVQNIADNYQELINKMQANETLSPETLQKMQKIQELMQEINNEDLQKAMEKFSNTLQNIKPEDLKKAMENFKFSMEDFSKKIEQTLALLESIKKEQAIQKALQISEEMEKMQKTLSERTMDEKQNYKDLASDQKQISDTYDKLQQELDKIDKMLESPRDNQVINQLKDLKQDMQNSNLKQDLQNSQNALSQNQRSQSLSAQNQAMEKMRRFSLKLNQMKESMGGGNQQRTMQAIQTAIRELLIFSKQHEATASRYRNDPYVIVQDLIAQSEGIQISLNKMFRETQVLMIIPPKFFIDVNETNSAYRNIFSYINESQFYQIPNALNSVQKGINLMVYDLMQALQNASSGTGSGGGGMQSLLQMLEQMSQEQMAMNILTEQLFLQMQAQGGKMDSAMQQQIQRLAEDHERLAENLKRALQNNPEAQKQGNVLKQITEEMDAITRQLKNNQLNPDILERQERIISKMLDAQRSINKREFTEKRKAETGEDMPYKGNTKIDLEALRRSGLLEEGLRAYPKEYQQVIMQYLKELNEVINK; from the coding sequence ATGAGCGACCTGACAAAATACATCCAAAAATACAGGCAAAGGATTAATCTTCGCTTTGCTTTGCAGGCAATTATCAAAGCTCTAATCAGCTTTTTGTTGGCTTTGCACCTTTATTTTTTGTTATGGTTGAATTTGCCTTCGCAATCAATGGCACTTTTTTATGCGAATATTGGCATACGTACTTGTCTTATCCTGGTGATAATCTATTTTATTTTAAGCGGTTATCACAATTTTTGGCATAATTTAGCGGTAGCGCGTTTTTTGGATAGGCAGATTGATTTTAAGGATGATCTTTTTCAGAATACTTTGGAACTTGCTGAAAAGGAAAAAGATAGTCCGATTGTGGAAAATTTGGGCACAATGGCAAAAAAGCGGATAGAGGAAAATCGTTACAAAATTCCTGCTCTATATCCTTCCTGGGTTGTCTTCGCTATCCTCTTTCTTATCTTAGGTTTAGGAACTATTTGGGCATATTCTTATGAGGATTTTCGTTTGGCATTCAAGCAATTTTACACCAATCAGGGTCAGGAAGTTATCTATAAGAATTTTATAGAGTTAAGCCCTGGCAACCTCACTATTGGCAGAAATGAAGCGGTAGAAATAAAGATCCTCAATCCCGATCCGCGTTTGAAGCATCGTCTTTTTTACAGGATAGATAAACAATGGCGGGAATTGGGTTTGGCAGATAACCGCTATATTTTTCAGCGACTTGATAATAGTATTGAATACTATGCGGAAAATGAGGTTTGCAAATCCCCGGTGTTTAAAATTCAGGTTTTGGACGAACCGATTGTAAAAAAGTGGTTTGTGCAATATAATCCGCCTGCTTATTCCGGTTTGCCAACCTGGACGGATACTTTAAGTTACGGCAATATAGAGGGCTTAAAGCACAGCAGAGTAAAACTTTCCCTCACTACTAATATTCCTGTAGAATCAGCTGTAATGGTTTTTGATGATGCCAGTCGTCTTCCTTTACAGGCAATAGATAAAAATAATTATATCACCCAACTTGCCATTGAAAAGCCCTGCAGTTGGTATTTGGAACTTACAGATGCTTTAGGTCGCAAAAGTAAACCCGAAGAAAAACATATCCGTATTCTGGAAGATAATCCTCCTGAAATCAATATTACTTTCCCGGGTCAGGATGTTAACCTGAATCAAAATATGCTACTTCCTTTAATCATTGAAGCAGATGACGATTACGGATTGAAAAATTGCACTTTGAGCATCCAAATTATGACTTCGGAACCGCAAGTTGTTAATGTGCAAAGTGTTATTCCCGGAAAAATGTTTGTAACGGACTTTCTGCTGGATTTGAAAGATGCCAATTTATTCCCTGGTGATGTAGTTACTTATTGGGCAACTATTTACGATAATTCTCCCGAACAACAAAAAGCGGAAAGCACCAGATTTAAAGCTCGTTTCCCTTCCATTGAAGAGATTTATAGAGAAATTGAAGCCCGCGAACAAGAAAAGAAAACGGAACTGGAAACCGCCTTACAAAAATCCAAAGACCTCCAAAAAGAATTTGAAAATAAACGCCGGGAACTGCTTAAACAGGATAATCCCAAGTGGGAAGATAAAAAACAGCTGGAAAAAATATTGCAGGAACAGGAAAATCTTTCGGAGCAGGTGCAAAATATTGCCGATAACTATCAGGAACTGATTAATAAAATGCAGGCAAATGAAACCCTCTCCCCCGAAACCTTGCAAAAAATGCAAAAAATCCAGGAATTGATGCAGGAAATTAATAATGAGGATTTGCAAAAGGCAATGGAAAAATTCTCTAATACCCTGCAAAACATTAAACCAGAAGACCTTAAAAAAGCAATGGAAAATTTCAAATTCTCAATGGAGGATTTTAGCAAAAAGATTGAACAGACACTTGCCCTGCTGGAAAGCATTAAAAAAGAACAGGCAATCCAAAAAGCATTGCAGATTTCCGAAGAAATGGAAAAAATGCAGAAAACCCTTAGCGAACGCACAATGGATGAAAAACAAAACTATAAAGACCTTGCCTCCGACCAGAAACAAATTAGTGATACCTACGATAAACTGCAACAGGAATTGGATAAAATAGATAAAATGCTGGAATCCCCGCGCGATAATCAGGTTATAAATCAATTAAAAGACCTGAAACAAGATATGCAAAACAGCAATCTGAAACAAGACCTGCAAAACAGTCAGAATGCTTTAAGCCAAAATCAACGCAGTCAATCCCTTTCTGCTCAAAATCAAGCGATGGAAAAAATGCGCCGTTTTTCCTTAAAACTGAATCAGATGAAGGAATCAATGGGTGGGGGTAATCAACAAAGAACAATGCAGGCAATTCAAACTGCAATAAGAGAACTTCTGATTTTTTCCAAACAGCATGAGGCAACTGCCAGCCGTTATAGAAATGATCCCTATGTAATTGTGCAAGACCTTATTGCTCAATCCGAAGGAATTCAAATTTCCTTAAATAAGATGTTCCGGGAAACACAGGTGCTGATGATAATTCCCCCTAAATTTTTTATTGATGTGAATGAAACCAATAGCGCCTACAGAAATATTTTCAGCTACATCAATGAATCGCAGTTTTACCAAATTCCCAATGCCTTAAACAGCGTTCAAAAGGGAATAAACCTGATGGTATATGACCTAATGCAGGCATTGCAAAATGCTTCTTCCGGAACAGGAAGCGGAGGTGGAGGTATGCAATCCCTATTGCAAATGCTGGAACAAATGAGCCAGGAACAAATGGCAATGAATATCCTCACCGAACAATTGTTTTTACAAATGCAAGCTCAAGGCGGAAAAATGGATAGCGCTATGCAACAACAAATACAACGCCTGGCAGAAGATCATGAACGCCTCGCAGAAAACCTGAAAAGAGCCCTGCAAAATAATCCGGAAGCACAAAAACAGGGAAATGTCCTGAAACAAATTACAGAAGAAATGGATGCCATAACCAGACAACTGAAAAATAATCAGCTCAATCCCGATATCCTGGAAAGACAGGAAAGAATTATCAGCAAAATGCTGGATGCTCAACGCTCTATCAATAAAAGGGAATTTACGGAAAAACGCAAAGCTGAAACGGGTGAAGATATGCCCTATAAAGGAAATACGAAAATTGATTTGGAAGCTTTAAGACGCAGCGGACTTTTAGAAGAAGGTTTACGTGCTTATCCTAAAGAATATCAACAGGTTATAATGCAATATCTGAAAGAGCTGAATGAGGTAATAAATAAATGA